A single genomic interval of Pelagerythrobacter marensis harbors:
- a CDS encoding aspartate carbamoyltransferase catalytic subunit has protein sequence MASTGTHDTPGRFPAGARAFPHRDLTGIAQLERHEILFLLAEAERWVEFNRRADKHCDELAGLTIINAFFENSTRTLLSFEIAGKRLGADVVNMHAAQSSVKKGETLIDTAVTLNAMRADAIVIRHGSSGAVDLIASKVDCPVLNAGDGQHEHPTQALLDALALRHALEDRGEGSEDFTGLTVTICGDILHSRVARSNVLCLQALGASVRLCAPPALMPAGVEALGAQPFHDFDAALEGADVAMMLRLQTERMSGQFIPSAREYHHLYGLTRERLDRCAPDALVMHPGPMNRGVEIDSDVADLIDRSIITRQVEMGVAIRMACLDVLTRRARAVPGWNDGQWT, from the coding sequence ATGGCATCGACCGGCACCCATGATACACCGGGCCGCTTTCCGGCGGGGGCGCGGGCATTCCCGCACCGCGACCTGACCGGCATCGCGCAGCTGGAACGGCACGAGATCCTGTTCCTCCTGGCCGAAGCCGAACGCTGGGTCGAATTCAACCGGCGGGCGGACAAGCACTGCGACGAACTCGCCGGTCTGACGATCATCAATGCGTTTTTCGAAAATTCGACCCGGACGCTGCTGAGCTTCGAGATTGCCGGCAAGCGGCTGGGGGCCGACGTCGTCAACATGCACGCCGCGCAGTCGAGCGTGAAGAAGGGCGAGACGCTGATCGACACCGCGGTCACGCTCAATGCCATGCGCGCCGATGCGATCGTGATCCGCCACGGATCGAGCGGCGCGGTCGATCTGATCGCGAGCAAGGTCGATTGCCCGGTCCTCAACGCCGGCGACGGGCAGCACGAGCATCCGACGCAGGCCCTGCTGGACGCGCTCGCGCTGCGTCACGCGCTGGAGGACCGGGGGGAGGGGAGCGAGGATTTCACCGGCCTGACGGTGACGATCTGCGGAGACATCCTGCACAGCCGCGTTGCGCGCTCCAATGTGCTTTGTCTGCAGGCGCTCGGGGCCTCCGTGCGCCTTTGTGCGCCGCCCGCGCTGATGCCGGCCGGAGTCGAGGCGCTGGGGGCACAGCCGTTCCACGATTTCGACGCCGCGCTCGAGGGGGCGGACGTGGCGATGATGCTGCGGCTTCAGACGGAACGGATGAGCGGCCAGTTCATCCCTTCGGCGCGCGAGTATCATCACCTCTACGGCCTTACCCGCGAACGGCTCGACCGGTGCGCACCCGATGCGCTGGTCATGCACCCCGGCCCGATGAACCGCGGGGTGGAGATCGACAGCGACGTGGCCGATCTGATCGACCGGTCGATCATCACGCGGCAGGTCGAAATGGGCGTCGCGATCCGCATGGCCTGCCTGGACGTACTGACGCGGCGCGCGCGTGCGGTGCCGGGCTGGAACGACGGGCAGTGGACATGA
- the sppA gene encoding signal peptide peptidase SppA has product MAFAGKVWRLLVGIKDGLSLVFLLLFFMALYAILTARPSPAQVREGALLLQLDGVVVEEKAPIDPIGVLLSGEPPIGEYQSRDLVHAIDAAAQDDRIKAIVLDLTSFLGGGQVHLQDIGAALDRARAAEKPVLTYALFYGDDAMMLASHASEVWVDPMGGAVIAGPGGSNLYFGELLENLDVNARIYKVGEYKSAVEPYSRSGMSPEARENYQALYGALWEEWQANVKKARPKLQLDRITQNAVEWVAASEGDLASAAMSAGLVDRLGGKTEFGERVAEIAGADSWDDTPGTFAHTEFEPWLAETEPDRPGRKIGVVTIAGQIVDGDAGPGTAGGDRIRDLLLDALDEDLAALVVRVDSPGGSVTASEEIRRAILRHKAKDIPVVVSMANVAASGGYWVSTPADRIFAEPETITGSIGIFAVIPTFEGTAANWGIHADGVRTTPLSGQPDLIGGFTPEIDAILQSSIEDGYRDFLARVAESRKLSTEQVDRIGQGRVWDGGTARQIGLVDQYGGLQDALAWAATQAELEDGDWHVEYLGSETKPFDSLIRQLVAGERAPGGGDLFAAVARAEQLRLAQAGRILERLLSAQGMQAYCLECPPSAAQRTETASGRGWLARIARLLD; this is encoded by the coding sequence ATGGCTTTTGCAGGCAAGGTCTGGCGGTTGCTGGTTGGGATCAAGGACGGCCTCAGCCTCGTCTTCCTGCTCCTGTTCTTCATGGCGCTTTACGCCATTCTCACCGCCCGGCCCAGCCCGGCGCAAGTGCGCGAGGGCGCGCTCCTGCTTCAGCTCGACGGCGTCGTGGTGGAAGAGAAAGCCCCGATCGATCCCATCGGGGTGCTGCTTTCGGGCGAACCGCCGATCGGCGAATATCAGTCGCGCGATCTGGTCCACGCGATCGACGCCGCCGCGCAAGACGATCGGATCAAGGCGATCGTCCTCGATCTCACCTCGTTCCTTGGCGGGGGCCAGGTCCACTTGCAGGATATCGGCGCCGCACTCGACCGCGCGCGCGCGGCGGAAAAGCCGGTGCTGACTTATGCGCTGTTCTATGGCGACGACGCGATGATGCTGGCCTCGCACGCGAGCGAGGTCTGGGTCGACCCGATGGGCGGCGCGGTGATCGCCGGCCCCGGCGGATCGAACCTCTATTTCGGCGAGTTGCTGGAAAACCTGGACGTCAACGCCCGGATCTACAAAGTCGGCGAATACAAGTCGGCAGTGGAACCCTATTCGCGCAGCGGCATGTCGCCCGAGGCCCGGGAAAACTATCAGGCGCTGTACGGTGCATTGTGGGAAGAATGGCAGGCCAACGTCAAGAAGGCGCGGCCCAAGCTGCAGCTCGACCGGATCACGCAGAATGCGGTCGAATGGGTCGCCGCGAGCGAGGGCGACCTCGCCAGCGCAGCGATGAGCGCGGGCCTGGTCGACCGGCTGGGCGGCAAGACCGAGTTCGGCGAGCGCGTGGCCGAAATAGCGGGCGCCGATTCGTGGGACGATACGCCGGGCACCTTCGCGCATACCGAATTCGAACCGTGGCTGGCGGAGACCGAACCCGATCGGCCGGGGCGCAAGATCGGCGTCGTGACCATTGCCGGGCAGATCGTGGACGGGGATGCCGGCCCCGGAACCGCCGGCGGCGACCGCATTCGCGACCTCTTGCTCGACGCGCTCGACGAAGACCTGGCGGCGCTGGTCGTGCGGGTCGATTCGCCGGGAGGATCGGTCACCGCGTCGGAGGAGATCCGCCGGGCCATCCTGCGCCACAAGGCGAAGGACATTCCGGTCGTCGTTTCGATGGCCAACGTGGCCGCCAGCGGCGGATACTGGGTCTCGACCCCGGCCGACAGGATCTTTGCCGAGCCGGAGACGATCACCGGTTCGATCGGCATCTTCGCGGTCATCCCGACATTCGAAGGCACGGCCGCCAACTGGGGCATCCACGCCGATGGCGTGCGCACCACCCCGCTGTCGGGCCAGCCGGACCTGATCGGCGGCTTCACCCCTGAAATCGACGCCATCCTGCAAAGCTCTATCGAGGATGGATATCGCGATTTCCTCGCCCGCGTCGCCGAATCGCGCAAGCTGTCGACCGAGCAGGTCGACCGGATCGGCCAGGGGCGCGTGTGGGACGGCGGCACCGCCCGCCAGATCGGCCTCGTCGATCAGTACGGCGGGCTGCAGGATGCGCTGGCCTGGGCCGCGACCCAGGCCGAACTGGAAGACGGCGACTGGCACGTCGAGTATCTCGGTAGCGAAACCAAACCGTTCGACTCGCTGATCCGCCAGCTGGTCGCAGGCGAGCGCGCGCCCGGCGGCGGCGACCTGTTCGCGGCGGTCGCCCGCGCGGAACAGCTCAGGCTGGCCCAGGCAGGCCGCATTCTCGAACGGCTGCTGTCGGCGCAGGGAATGCAGGCCTATTGCCTCGAATGCCCGCCCTCGGCCGCACAGCGGACCGAAACGGCGAGCGGGCGCGGGTGGCTGGCACGGATCGCGAGGCTGCTCGACTAA
- a CDS encoding dihydroorotase — translation MRQMRPITVTGGRLVLPDGVRPGALRIVDGTIAAVGEVAPQDGDETLDAGGALVAPALVDLGVFAIDKPAFHFGGIARAALMPDQAPPLDLPSRVSHLAKSGKPDFWVHPLAAATRGLEGRELAEFALMKEAGARGIATGRRWIADSGVMLRLLQYAAMLDLVVVTHAEDAALVGSAAATAGEIATRLGLPAAPAEAEALAVARDVALAEMSGARLHFRQLTTHAALDIVRAAKARGVAVTAGVTPAHFMLSDLATADFRTFARLSPPLRCESDRRAVIEAIADGTIDVIASGHDPRGPEDKRLPFADAAPGMAGAETLLAMTLTLVRDGVIDVPRAFDLLARAPARLLGVAAGELREGCEGDVAVIDPDKPWVVDRRKMEATAGNTPFDGQPAQGRVLALLKGGMRP, via the coding sequence ATGAGGCAGATGCGGCCGATCACGGTGACCGGCGGCAGGCTGGTCCTGCCCGACGGCGTGCGGCCCGGCGCGCTGCGGATCGTCGACGGGACGATCGCGGCCGTGGGCGAAGTCGCGCCGCAAGACGGCGACGAGACGCTCGACGCCGGCGGCGCGCTGGTCGCCCCGGCGCTGGTCGATCTGGGCGTCTTTGCCATCGACAAGCCGGCGTTCCACTTCGGCGGCATCGCCCGCGCGGCGCTGATGCCCGACCAGGCGCCGCCGCTCGATTTGCCGAGCCGGGTTTCGCACCTGGCGAAAAGCGGCAAGCCCGATTTCTGGGTTCACCCGCTGGCCGCGGCGACGCGGGGGCTGGAAGGCCGCGAACTGGCGGAATTCGCGCTGATGAAGGAAGCCGGCGCCCGCGGCATTGCCACCGGCCGCCGCTGGATCGCCGATTCGGGCGTCATGCTGCGGCTGCTGCAATATGCCGCGATGCTCGATCTCGTCGTGGTCACCCATGCGGAGGACGCCGCGCTCGTCGGATCGGCCGCGGCGACCGCGGGGGAAATCGCCACGCGCCTCGGCCTTCCCGCGGCACCGGCGGAAGCGGAGGCGCTGGCCGTTGCGCGCGATGTCGCGCTGGCGGAGATGAGCGGCGCGCGGCTCCATTTCCGGCAGCTGACGACCCATGCCGCGCTCGATATCGTGCGCGCGGCCAAGGCGCGCGGGGTGGCGGTCACGGCGGGCGTCACTCCGGCGCATTTCATGCTCTCGGACCTTGCCACCGCGGATTTCCGCACGTTTGCGCGCCTTTCGCCGCCGTTACGGTGCGAATCCGACCGCCGGGCGGTGATCGAGGCGATCGCCGACGGCACGATCGATGTCATCGCATCGGGGCACGATCCGCGTGGGCCGGAAGACAAGCGCCTGCCGTTTGCCGATGCCGCCCCGGGCATGGCGGGGGCGGAAACGCTGCTGGCGATGACGCTGACGCTCGTGCGCGACGGGGTGATCGATGTGCCGCGCGCCTTCGACCTGCTGGCGCGGGCGCCGGCGCGTCTGCTCGGCGTTGCGGCCGGAGAGCTGCGCGAAGGCTGCGAGGGCGACGTGGCTGTGATCGACCCGGACAAGCCGTGGGTCGTCGATCGGCGCAAGATGGAGGCGACGGCGGGCAACACGCCGTTCGACGGGCAGCCGGCACAAGGCCGTGTGCTGGCCCTGCTGAAGGGCGGCATGAGGCCTTAG
- a CDS encoding TetR/AcrR family transcriptional regulator, producing the protein MDTGKTATPGDAGKEPRTERGRRTLRKLLDAAAAEFGERGFHETSISGITARAGTALGSFYTYFDSKEAIFQALVRDMSEAVKRAAREALAEPLPALERERRALAAFLRFAAEHKEVYRIIDEAEFVDPDSYRQHYETTGARILERLREGARQGELRGDLEEAHAWAIMGMNVFLGLRYAVWGDGAMPPDRVAALANDLLARGIAAER; encoded by the coding sequence ATGGACACGGGGAAGACAGCGACGCCCGGCGATGCCGGCAAGGAACCGCGGACCGAACGGGGGCGGCGGACATTGCGAAAGCTGCTCGATGCCGCGGCGGCCGAATTCGGTGAAAGGGGGTTCCACGAAACCTCGATCAGCGGCATCACCGCGCGGGCGGGGACGGCGCTGGGCAGCTTCTACACCTATTTCGATTCCAAGGAGGCGATCTTCCAGGCGCTCGTTCGCGATATGAGCGAGGCGGTGAAGCGCGCGGCGCGCGAGGCGCTGGCGGAGCCGCTGCCCGCGCTCGAGCGGGAGCGCCGGGCGCTCGCCGCCTTCCTGCGCTTCGCCGCGGAGCACAAGGAAGTCTATCGCATCATCGACGAGGCGGAGTTCGTCGATCCCGACAGCTATCGCCAGCATTACGAAACCACCGGCGCCCGCATCCTGGAGCGCCTGCGCGAAGGCGCGCGGCAGGGCGAGCTGCGCGGCGACCTGGAGGAAGCCCACGCCTGGGCGATCATGGGAATGAACGTCTTTCTGGGCCTGCGCTACGCCGTATGGGGCGACGGCGCGATGCCCCCCGATCGGGTGGCGGCCCTCGCCAACGACCTGCTGGCGCGCGGCATTGCCGCGGAACGGTGA
- a CDS encoding sulfotransferase → MTNPTIRPPRRTPFIDLLDLAIRAGRRVGAVAPARLEKAHLLERAAEATGLDDFGDPWFERPMDVLLDAIADEARLNAAGDFSAMQQFHHVLRDRLLAQMWFKRHPEILARAMPRPVVIVGPMRSGTTRMHRLLASDRRFSHMRSFETISPVPRPDFEEVLEGRREDFRPVLARRIMQVARLANPRTLSIHPTGPCEPEEELGLLVASMWGMKHEAQWHVPGYGRWCEGESAVPAYRHMADLLRLVGWSQQASTLRPWILKTPQHMLDLPALLEVFPDARLIFTHRDPLKVVGSAASLAWNQTIIYSDHADPAGIGREWLHKTSLQVERMRAARASIPAGRMIDVQYEDMERDWRGTMERVYRFLGLDIAPAMPRMEDYMRRAGALKRRPHAYSLEEFGLTAGDVLDRLGDYARAFDVPIEGEAPDEAPRRRLRVS, encoded by the coding sequence TTGACCAATCCGACTATCCGTCCTCCACGACGAACTCCGTTTATTGACCTGCTCGACCTTGCGATCCGCGCCGGACGGCGGGTGGGCGCGGTGGCTCCGGCCCGGCTGGAGAAGGCCCATCTGCTCGAACGGGCGGCGGAGGCGACCGGGCTCGACGATTTCGGCGACCCCTGGTTCGAACGGCCGATGGACGTCCTGCTCGATGCGATCGCCGACGAGGCGCGGCTCAACGCGGCGGGCGATTTTTCGGCCATGCAGCAGTTCCACCATGTCCTGCGCGATCGCTTGCTGGCGCAGATGTGGTTCAAGCGGCATCCCGAGATTCTCGCGCGCGCCATGCCGCGCCCGGTGGTGATCGTGGGGCCGATGCGTTCGGGCACGACCCGCATGCACCGCTTGCTCGCAAGCGACCGGCGTTTCAGCCACATGCGCAGCTTCGAAACGATCAGCCCGGTGCCCCGGCCCGATTTCGAGGAGGTTCTGGAAGGGCGCAGGGAAGATTTTCGCCCCGTCCTCGCCCGCCGGATCATGCAGGTCGCGCGCCTGGCCAACCCGCGCACGCTCTCGATCCATCCGACCGGCCCCTGCGAGCCGGAGGAGGAGCTGGGCCTGCTGGTCGCGAGCATGTGGGGCATGAAGCACGAGGCGCAGTGGCATGTTCCCGGCTACGGCCGGTGGTGCGAGGGGGAAAGCGCGGTTCCCGCCTATCGCCACATGGCCGATCTCCTGCGGCTGGTCGGCTGGTCGCAGCAGGCGTCGACCCTGCGCCCCTGGATACTCAAGACCCCGCAGCACATGCTGGACCTGCCGGCCCTGCTGGAGGTGTTTCCCGATGCGCGCCTGATCTTCACGCACCGCGACCCGCTCAAGGTCGTCGGCAGCGCGGCCTCGCTCGCCTGGAACCAGACGATCATCTATTCGGACCACGCCGACCCCGCAGGCATTGGCCGCGAGTGGCTGCACAAGACTTCGCTGCAGGTGGAACGGATGCGCGCCGCGCGCGCGTCGATCCCCGCCGGGCGGATGATCGACGTGCAGTACGAAGACATGGAGCGCGACTGGCGCGGGACGATGGAGCGGGTTTACCGCTTCCTCGGTCTCGACATCGCGCCGGCCATGCCGCGAATGGAAGATTACATGCGGCGCGCCGGCGCGCTCAAGCGGCGCCCGCATGCCTATAGCCTGGAAGAGTTCGGACTCACCGCCGGCGACGTGCTCGACCGGCTGGGCGACTACGCGCGCGCCTTCGACGTGCCGATCGAAGGCGAAGCGCCGGACGAAGCTCCTCGGCGCAGGCTGCGCGTGTCCTGA
- the surE gene encoding 5'/3'-nucleotidase SurE: MRILLTNDDGIYAPGLKVLEEIAREFSDDIWICSPHEEQSGTGHSLTLTRPVRLRKHDERRFSVTGTPTDAVTMGLRTVMDGAPDVILSGVNRGANLGDDITYSGTVSAAIEGALAGIRSIALSQVYAREGMGDDVPFAAAREWGARVLAPLLDAPLPKRTLVNVNFPALKPQDIRGIRAVRQGFHDYSRGTVVEGRDPRGYKYYWFGLEAIEHTLDHGTDLEAIDEGYVSVTPLQLDLTHHASLGELGERYSE; the protein is encoded by the coding sequence ATGAGAATTCTCCTCACCAACGACGACGGCATCTACGCCCCCGGCCTCAAGGTGCTGGAGGAAATCGCGCGCGAATTTTCCGACGATATCTGGATCTGCTCCCCGCACGAAGAGCAGTCGGGCACCGGCCATTCGCTGACGCTGACCCGCCCGGTGCGCCTGCGCAAGCACGACGAGCGGCGCTTTTCGGTCACCGGCACGCCCACCGACGCGGTGACGATGGGCCTGCGCACGGTGATGGACGGGGCGCCCGACGTGATCCTTTCGGGGGTGAACCGCGGCGCCAACCTGGGCGACGACATCACCTATTCCGGGACCGTTTCGGCCGCGATCGAAGGCGCGCTGGCGGGCATCCGCTCGATCGCGCTGAGCCAGGTCTATGCGCGCGAGGGCATGGGCGACGACGTGCCTTTTGCCGCGGCGCGCGAATGGGGGGCGCGCGTGCTCGCCCCGCTGCTCGACGCGCCGCTGCCCAAACGCACGCTGGTCAATGTCAACTTCCCGGCCCTGAAGCCGCAGGACATACGCGGCATCCGCGCCGTGCGGCAGGGTTTCCACGACTATTCGCGCGGCACCGTGGTCGAAGGGCGTGACCCGCGCGGCTACAAGTATTACTGGTTCGGGCTGGAGGCGATTGAACACACGCTCGACCATGGGACGGATCTGGAAGCGATCGACGAGGGGTATGTTTCGGTGACGCCGCTGCAGCTCGACCTTACCCACCATGCTTCGCTGGGCGAACTGGGCGAGCGCTACAGCGAATGA
- the serS gene encoding serine--tRNA ligase, with the protein MHDIRLIRDDPQAFDAALARRGVEPVAENLIALDAKRRAVTTRMQEAQSRRNEASKAIGQAMAQGDRDRAETLKAEVAELKQTLPALEDEDRALAAELNDALARLPNLPAEDVPEGADESANVELSQWGERREFAFEPKEHADLGPALGMDFETGASIAGARFTFLRGQMARLHRALGQFMLDRQTAENGYTECAPPLMVREESLFGTGQLPKFAEDNFQTTDGRWLIPTAEVSLTNAVRERILDDDALPIRMTALTPCFRSEAGAAGKDTRGFIRQHQFEKVELVGIVRPEDSDAEHERMTRCAEDVLEALGLPYRKMLLCTGDMGATARKTYDLEVWLPGQGAWREISSCSNCGDFQARRMNARYRPEGSKKTEFVHTLNGSGLAVGRTLVAVLENYQQEDGSVEVPEVLRPWMGGAKRLEP; encoded by the coding sequence ATGCACGACATCCGCCTGATCCGCGACGATCCGCAAGCCTTCGACGCCGCCCTTGCCAGGCGGGGAGTGGAGCCTGTCGCCGAAAACCTTATCGCGCTCGATGCGAAACGCCGCGCGGTGACCACCCGGATGCAGGAGGCGCAAAGCCGCCGCAACGAAGCCTCCAAGGCGATCGGCCAGGCGATGGCGCAGGGCGACAGGGACCGGGCGGAAACGCTCAAGGCCGAAGTGGCCGAGCTGAAGCAGACCCTGCCCGCGCTGGAGGACGAAGACCGCGCCCTGGCCGCCGAACTCAACGACGCCCTCGCCCGCCTGCCCAACCTGCCCGCCGAAGACGTGCCCGAAGGCGCGGACGAGAGCGCCAACGTCGAGCTGTCGCAATGGGGCGAGCGGCGCGAATTCGCGTTCGAGCCGAAGGAGCACGCCGATCTCGGCCCTGCGCTGGGCATGGATTTCGAAACCGGCGCCAGCATCGCGGGCGCGCGCTTCACGTTCCTGCGCGGCCAGATGGCGCGGCTGCACCGGGCGCTCGGCCAGTTCATGCTCGATCGGCAGACGGCGGAGAACGGCTACACCGAATGCGCGCCGCCGCTGATGGTGCGCGAGGAATCGCTGTTCGGCACCGGCCAGCTGCCCAAGTTCGCCGAAGACAATTTCCAGACCACCGACGGGCGCTGGCTGATCCCCACGGCCGAAGTCAGCCTGACCAATGCCGTGCGCGAACGGATCCTCGACGACGATGCCCTGCCGATTCGCATGACCGCGCTGACGCCCTGTTTCCGTTCCGAAGCCGGCGCCGCGGGCAAGGACACGCGCGGGTTCATTCGCCAGCACCAGTTCGAGAAAGTCGAACTGGTCGGCATCGTCCGGCCCGAGGACAGCGATGCCGAGCACGAGCGGATGACGCGCTGCGCCGAAGACGTGCTGGAGGCGCTGGGCCTGCCCTATCGCAAGATGCTGCTCTGCACCGGCGACATGGGCGCGACCGCGCGCAAGACTTACGACCTCGAAGTCTGGCTGCCCGGCCAGGGCGCGTGGCGCGAGATCAGTTCGTGCTCCAACTGCGGCGATTTCCAGGCGCGGCGGATGAACGCGCGCTATCGCCCCGAGGGATCGAAGAAGACCGAGTTCGTCCACACGCTGAACGGATCGGGCCTCGCGGTCGGCCGCACGCTCGTCGCCGTGCTCGAGAATTACCAGCAGGAAGACGGCTCGGTCGAAGTGCCGGAAGTGCTGCGCCCCTGGATGGGCGGCGCGAAGCGGCTGGAGCCCTAG
- a CDS encoding TonB-dependent receptor, producing MQLSALLLGGVAAGAIAAAPASAQEQPGESAPPEEAAPATGADTIVVTARRREERLIDVPVAVSSFSGEQLAERGALDITDIAQSVPNVTLESSRATNSTLSAFIRGIGQQDPVSGFEQGVGIYLDDVYLNRPQAAVLDIYDVERIEVLRGPQGTLYGRNTIGGAVKYVTSQLPQEFSFKARATYGTYDQAEAVISASAPLGDIVRIGGSVARLSRGGFGDNLTLGTENYNKDIWAGRASLEIGGHGEPVLIRISGDYTRDKSLQRGGHRLIPGLVSGAPVLDDVYDTRGGLDDPRQDVEAYGLSMNISADLGAGLTLRSISAWRKDDSIGPIDFDALPAVDLDVPGAYYNEQISQEFQLLYDDGGPLTGLLGLYYLDASADTLFDVRIFTTFAGLTAYTAAEVDTETYAIFGDFTYDLTERLSLSVGGRYTWDERTASILRQNYLGGGSPIFGGAGVPFGAPSTDFDGSREFRKFTPRASISFMPTPNHNIYASYSQGFKGGGFDPRGVGSNAPAATPGAPTDEEIAEFLSFAPEQVDSYEIGYKGSLMGGRLNVAVAGFYADYTDVQIPGSVACTIMVGEPPEPTPSFCGVVSNAGKATFKGLELEASARLGGGFNLSGSLGYIDAQYDEYITNIGNTPTDVAEHRKVQNTPKWTASGTASYTAPLGSGDLYLGTTVSYRSKTYQFEIPNPYLDQSGYALVDASVVYTAPGDRWSIGLYGRNLFDKQYKTSGYTFVATDPTTGEIETANGQPIPTLGPEGTLTAFYGNPRQVFVTATLKY from the coding sequence ATGCAGCTTTCCGCCCTATTGCTGGGCGGCGTCGCCGCGGGCGCCATAGCGGCGGCTCCGGCATCCGCGCAGGAGCAGCCGGGCGAAAGCGCGCCCCCCGAAGAAGCCGCCCCGGCCACCGGCGCGGACACGATCGTCGTCACCGCCCGCCGGCGGGAGGAGCGGCTGATCGACGTTCCGGTCGCGGTCTCGTCGTTCTCCGGCGAACAGCTGGCGGAACGCGGCGCGCTCGACATTACCGACATCGCGCAGTCGGTGCCGAACGTGACACTCGAAAGCTCGCGCGCGACCAATTCCACCCTGTCGGCGTTTATCCGCGGCATCGGCCAGCAGGACCCGGTTTCGGGGTTCGAGCAGGGGGTCGGCATCTATCTCGACGACGTCTACCTCAACCGGCCCCAGGCCGCGGTGCTCGACATCTACGACGTCGAACGGATCGAGGTCCTGCGCGGTCCCCAGGGCACGCTTTACGGCCGCAACACGATCGGCGGCGCGGTGAAATACGTGACCAGCCAGCTGCCGCAGGAATTCTCTTTCAAGGCGCGTGCGACTTACGGCACATACGATCAGGCGGAAGCCGTGATCAGCGCCTCTGCGCCGCTGGGCGATATCGTGCGGATCGGCGGTTCGGTTGCACGGCTTTCACGCGGGGGCTTCGGCGACAATCTCACGCTGGGCACGGAAAACTACAACAAGGACATCTGGGCCGGGCGTGCCTCGCTGGAGATCGGGGGGCACGGCGAACCCGTGCTGATCCGCATTTCGGGCGACTACACCCGCGACAAGAGCCTCCAGCGCGGCGGGCACAGGCTGATCCCCGGCCTCGTCTCCGGCGCGCCGGTGCTCGACGATGTCTACGATACGCGCGGCGGGCTCGACGATCCGCGGCAGGATGTCGAGGCCTATGGCCTGTCGATGAACATTTCGGCCGATCTGGGCGCCGGCCTGACGCTCCGTTCCATATCGGCGTGGCGCAAGGACGACAGCATCGGCCCGATCGACTTCGACGCCCTGCCCGCGGTCGATCTCGACGTGCCCGGCGCTTACTACAACGAACAGATCAGCCAGGAATTCCAGTTGCTCTACGATGACGGCGGACCGCTGACCGGGCTGCTCGGCCTCTACTACCTCGACGCCTCGGCCGATACGCTGTTCGACGTGCGCATCTTCACCACCTTCGCCGGCCTGACCGCGTACACGGCGGCGGAGGTCGATACGGAGACCTACGCGATCTTCGGCGATTTCACCTACGACCTCACCGAACGGCTCAGCCTGTCGGTCGGCGGCCGCTACACCTGGGACGAACGCACCGCTTCGATCCTGCGGCAGAACTACCTCGGCGGCGGATCGCCGATTTTCGGCGGTGCGGGGGTGCCTTTCGGGGCGCCGAGCACCGATTTCGACGGCAGCCGCGAGTTCAGGAAATTCACCCCGCGCGCTTCGATCAGCTTCATGCCGACGCCCAATCACAACATCTACGCAAGCTATTCGCAAGGCTTCAAGGGCGGGGGGTTCGATCCGCGCGGTGTCGGCAGCAATGCCCCGGCGGCGACGCCCGGCGCACCGACCGACGAGGAAATCGCCGAGTTCCTCAGCTTCGCGCCCGAACAGGTCGACAGTTACGAAATCGGCTACAAGGGCAGCCTGATGGGCGGCCGGCTGAATGTCGCGGTGGCGGGATTCTATGCCGACTACACCGACGTACAGATCCCCGGATCGGTCGCCTGCACGATCATGGTCGGCGAGCCGCCCGAACCCACGCCGTCGTTCTGCGGGGTCGTGTCCAACGCCGGCAAGGCGACGTTCAAGGGGCTGGAGCTGGAGGCGAGCGCGCGGCTGGGCGGCGGGTTCAACCTGTCGGGATCGCTGGGCTATATCGATGCGCAGTACGACGAATATATCACCAATATCGGCAATACCCCGACCGATGTGGCCGAGCACCGCAAAGTCCAGAACACGCCCAAATGGACCGCCAGCGGCACGGCAAGCTATACCGCCCCGCTGGGCAGCGGCGATCTCTATCTCGGCACGACGGTTTCCTATCGCAGCAAGACCTATCAGTTCGAGATCCCGAACCCCTATCTCGACCAGAGCGGCTACGCGCTGGTCGATGCCAGCGTGGTCTATACCGCGCCGGGCGACCGCTGGAGCATCGGGCTCTACGGCAGGAACCTGTTCGACAAGCAGTACAAGACCTCGGGCTACACCTTCGTCGCGACCGACCCGACAACGGGGGAGATCGAGACGGCCAACGGACAGCCGATCCCGACGCTCGGGCCGGAGGGGACGCTGACGGCGTTCTACGGCAATCCGCGGCAGGTCTTCGTGACGGCCACGCTCAAATACTGA